A stretch of DNA from Gimesia chilikensis:
AACATGATCTGACATGATGAATTCTTTCGTCTCTTTATCTGTTTCACTTCGGAGTGGCGAACCACTCCTTGAGGAATTACTTGGAATGTCAATGACGCTAGTTGATCAGGTACAACAGCGGGAACAGGTAGATCCAGATGAGGTCGACCAGGTGCCAGTACAGACCGACGAAATCGACTGCACCAAAGTAGTACGTAGTGAAGGCACCGTTAACCGTCCGCACAATCAACCAGCTGATGGCGATCATACCACCGATAATATGGATGGCGTGCAAGCCGGTCATGCAGAAGTAAACACTGAAGAAGGTACCGGCCAGTTTGGGCTCAGGCACTTTCTCAGTCTGCTCGGCATATTCAATGGGAGCAGTTTCTGCCATCTGGATTTCCTGTTTGGTTGGCTCCTCATGATGACCGAAAGCATGATAGCCGATGCTGGCATAGGCACCGATCTGCATTCCAATCGCGGAGACCAGGAAACAACCGGCGATGGTCGCCAGATTTTTCTTATTCGAATTTTTAATGAGTGCTCCGAAGGCAACACCAGAGAGTACGATAACCACCCAGAGAACGAGGGTCATGTAAGACAGTGTTGCCTTGGTTTTTTCGAAGAGCGTGTCACCTTCGTTGTGACTTTCTTCAGCGTGTGCTTCCTCTTTTTCAGCTTCGATGGCTTCGGCTTCGAGGGCAGCTGCCGCTGCAGCTCCGGGAGCCTTTTCCGGATCGACATGCTCTTCACCGTGGTGTTCCGGGCTGACGTAAGCACCGGCCCAGAGCAGACCATGGTGTGCTTTCTCAGTGTACTCAAACGATTTGACACCCAGGAAGATCGCTGCACAACCCAGGGTGATCACCAGACAGGTCAGCAATCCGCGTGTCTGTCCCAGCTGGGCACAACGGACGCCCCAGGCCATGGTCAGACTGCTGAAGAGCAGTACGATGGTATTGGCTGCCCCGAGGGTCGTATCCAGGAACTGGCTGGCATAGACAAAGACTTCAGGGTGCAGTGAACGATAAACGGCATAGAAGCCGAACAGACCGCTGAAGAACAGCACTTCAGTGACCAGGAACAGCCAGATACCCAGTTTACCGGTATCGAACTGCTGCTGGTGCGAGTCGAAGTGATGCGCCAGCCGGGGATCATGGTGCTCATGATCGTGGGCGTCTGAATGTTCGTCTGTTGTGGTGGTGGCCGCGGTATTCATTAAGCTTCTTTATCTCCTGATGCGGTCACAGATTGCTTGTTATCCCCCTGACATTCAACGGGAACGTATCCTCCGATTTCCTCGTTGTAAACCACAGATTCCATTACGTAGGGATCGCCGGCCAGGGGAGGATGATCGAAGTTATTATGTGGTGGTGGTGAAGAGCACTGCCATTCCAGGGAAGCACCTCCCCAGGGATTCGCTGGTGCTTTCTTGCCACGGTATACCGAGTAAATCAGGGTGGCAGCCATCAGGGCGGAACTCAGTCCCAGCAGGTAGGCACCACAGGTAGACATGATGTGCAGTCCCTGGAATTCTTCCAGGTAAGTATAGTACCGCCGAGGCATACCCCGGGTTCCCAGCAGGAACTGTGGGAAGAAGGTCAGGTTGAAGCCCAGGAAGACCCCCAGGCAGGCGATCCGTCCCCAGGTCTCGCTGAACATCTTACCGCTGATCTTAGGCCACCAGTGGTGAACTGCGGCGAACAGACCGACCAGCGAAGACCCCATCATCACGTAGTGGAAGTGAGCCACTACGAAGTAGGTATCGTGCAGGTGGACGTCGGTTGCGAGTGTTGCCAGGAAGAGCCCGGTCAGACCACCGATGGAGAAGATAAAGATAAACGCCAGACCGTAGCACATCGCGGTGGTAAAGCGGATCGAACCTTTATACATCGTAGTCAGCCAGTTGAAGACCTTGATCGCCGAGGGAATCGACACACTGAAGGTAATCGCACTGAAGATCACAGCCACGACGCGGGATTGACCGGAGACAAACATGTGGTGTCCCCAGACGAGGAAGCCGAACATGGCGATCGCGATACTACTGTAGGCGATGAACCGATATCCGAAGATGTGCTTGCGACTATGGACGGCGATCACTTCACTGACCACACCCATGGCCGGCAGAATCATCACGTACACGGCAGGGTGCGAATAGAACCAGAAGAAGTGCTGAAACAGCACAGGGTCCCCCCCGAGTGCCGGATCGAAGATCCCGATGTGGAAAGCCCGTTCGACGATGAGTAACAGACCGGTGATCCCCAGAACGGGAGTTGCCAGAATCTGAATCAGTGCGGTTGCATAGAGAGCCCAGAGGAACAGAGGCATTTTGAACCAGGTCATTCCGGGAGGACGCATCGTGTGAATCGTCACGATGAAGTTCAGCCCGGTAAAGATCGAACTGAAACCCAGAATAAAGACCCCCAGCAGGGCCGTGATCACCGCGGTGCTGGTGGTGACACTGTAAGGTGTGTAGAAGGTCCAGCCGGTATCCAGTCCACCCAGCACGATCGCTGCGAGGAAGAAGGCGGCCCCGAACATCCAGAGGTAAAAGCTGCCCAGGTTCATGCGGGGGAAGGCCACATCTTTGGCCCCCAGCATCACCGGCAGGATGATATTTCCGATCGCCGCCGGTACCCCGGGGATGATCACCAGGAAGGTCATGATCGCCCCGTGCAGGGTAAACATCTGGTTGTAGGAATCGGGTCCCATCAGAACTCGCTCAGGGGAGAGCAGCTCCGTACGCAGCAGGACTGCGAACAGGCCCCCCAGGAAGAATGAGCAGGTCACCCCGATCAGGTACATGATACCAATGCGTTTATGATCGAGTGTGAAGAACCAGCTCTTCCAGCCACTGGAACAGTTCAGGTAATTCAATTCACGGTATTGAATCGGGAAATTTGATTTTGGATCGGAGGAGTCAACTACAGTTGCCATCTTCCAGCCTCCTGAATGATTTCAAATAATGTCGGATCGGCGATCCGGAAACACAATCGAGAACCAGGTTCTCACTTTGATTTATTTTATCAGCGACGTCAGTCGCCCGTTTTACTTTTGAGCTTTGATAAAGGCAATAATCGCTGAAATATCCTGGTCGGTCAGCTGACCTTTGAAGGTCGGCATGATCGGACGGAAACCGGCAACGATTGAGGCCTGAGGTTCCAGAATGGACTCACGCAGATAATTATCATCTACTTTGACCGTGGAACCATCGGTCATCTTCTCATCCTTGCCGTACAGACCTTTAAAGCTCGGTCCATTCTTAGGTGTCCCGTCCAGCGAGTGACACTGGATGCAACCACGACTTTTGTAGAAATATTCACCTGCTTCGACAGGTGATTTGTTTTTATGAATGTCAGATGCCTGCTGCAGCCACTTGTCGAAGTCGCCACGGGTTTCGTGCACGATCACTTTGCTGATCATGTTAGAGTGCTTCTGGCCACAGTATTCAGCACACATCAGCGGGTATTCACCGGCACGTGTAGCTTTGAACCATTCCTGGGTGTAACGCCCGGGAACGACGTCCATTTTGGTCCGGAAGGCGGGAACCCACAGACTGTGAATCACGTCGTCGGAAGCCATGGTCAGCGTGACGTTTTCCCCTTTGGGAATGTGCAGTTCGCTTTCGATCCAGCCGTTGGGATACTGGAAGGCCCAGGACCACTTCTTGGCAATCACGTTGATATCGTAAGAGTCACTGGGAGGCGTCCGCATATCGATGTAACCGGTAAAGCCAACCCAGAACATCACAATGGTGAGCAGAGTCGGGATCACCGACCAGGAAAGTTCCAGCGTCAGATTGTGTGTGCTGGTCTTTTCGGCTTCGACACCAGGTCGATGGCGGTATTTGACCATAAACAGCACCATCAGACTGACAATCAGTACGAAGAAAAACGTACAGACATACAGAATGAAGAAGTAGACAGAATCGCTGTGTTCTGCCACTGTTGAACCTTGCGGCGGGAACCAGAACCCGGCATCGGCGTTTGCTAACATGTTAGGGATGAATAGTTTCATCTGCATTCACACAATCAACTGTTGAGTGTTAAATAATTTCAGGTATTAACCAGAACTGATTAAATCACAATATCGCTAATGTTCGGGAGTCGAGAAGTGCCTCGTCTCCTGTGGAACCTCATGAGCCTGGGCATCGCCTGTCTCCAGAACCTGCCTGCCTTTACGTCCCCTCCAGTAGGGAATCAGAACGACAGTCAGAATGAAGACGGTGGCAAAGCCGCCGATTTTCATGATATTCCGTGCGGTCGGAGCATACCGACCACTGTCTGCATCGTAGTGAAAACAGAACAGTAAAAAACGATCAACGGTGGAACCGATTTTACCTTCTGACGCTTCCACCAGCGCCAGTTTGAGGGTCTGTTTCGGAAAATTAATTCCGTATAAGTAACGGGAAACGCGTCCATCGGGAGTGCAGACCAGCAGGACTGCCGGATGGGCATATTCCTGGCGTTCCGCCACATACTGATATTGGACTCCCATCGCATCCGCTAATTGATCGATGGACTCTTGCCGACCGCACAGAAAATGCCAGCCTCCGGCAGTACCCGCACGATCGTATTCTTTAAAGTATTTCTGTTTGGTCAGGTTAGCTCTCTGGTAAGTCTCTTTAGGATCGATACTCACCGAAACAAAATCATATTGCTCATCCGCAGACCACTCCAGCTCCTTCAGTCCCCGAACCAGTGCCGTCAGTTGCAGAGAACACAACATGGGACAGTTGGAATAATTCAACGAGAGGATAACCGGACGGTCTTTTTTAAAGTAGTCGCCCAGGGTTACCGGTTTCCCGGAACTATCCTGAAATTTGAGATCCAGGGGTAATTGAGTATCCAAGTGCTCAATGACGTCCAGTTTCTCGATACTTTTAGGAGCTTTTTCCATCCGGTCCGCCTGTACCGGCAGGACACTTAGTCCCCAGACAAACAGGATCAGGATGGAGGTGTGCAACGGTTTCATGGCGATTTGTTTTTGTTTTTCTTTTGTTTC
This window harbors:
- a CDS encoding cytochrome c oxidase subunit 3 produces the protein MNTAATTTTDEHSDAHDHEHHDPRLAHHFDSHQQQFDTGKLGIWLFLVTEVLFFSGLFGFYAVYRSLHPEVFVYASQFLDTTLGAANTIVLLFSSLTMAWGVRCAQLGQTRGLLTCLVITLGCAAIFLGVKSFEYTEKAHHGLLWAGAYVSPEHHGEEHVDPEKAPGAAAAAALEAEAIEAEKEEAHAEESHNEGDTLFEKTKATLSYMTLVLWVVIVLSGVAFGALIKNSNKKNLATIAGCFLVSAIGMQIGAYASIGYHAFGHHEEPTKQEIQMAETAPIEYAEQTEKVPEPKLAGTFFSVYFCMTGLHAIHIIGGMIAISWLIVRTVNGAFTTYYFGAVDFVGLYWHLVDLIWIYLFPLLYLIN
- a CDS encoding cbb3-type cytochrome c oxidase subunit I; amino-acid sequence: MATVVDSSDPKSNFPIQYRELNYLNCSSGWKSWFFTLDHKRIGIMYLIGVTCSFFLGGLFAVLLRTELLSPERVLMGPDSYNQMFTLHGAIMTFLVIIPGVPAAIGNIILPVMLGAKDVAFPRMNLGSFYLWMFGAAFFLAAIVLGGLDTGWTFYTPYSVTTSTAVITALLGVFILGFSSIFTGLNFIVTIHTMRPPGMTWFKMPLFLWALYATALIQILATPVLGITGLLLIVERAFHIGIFDPALGGDPVLFQHFFWFYSHPAVYVMILPAMGVVSEVIAVHSRKHIFGYRFIAYSSIAIAMFGFLVWGHHMFVSGQSRVVAVIFSAITFSVSIPSAIKVFNWLTTMYKGSIRFTTAMCYGLAFIFIFSIGGLTGLFLATLATDVHLHDTYFVVAHFHYVMMGSSLVGLFAAVHHWWPKISGKMFSETWGRIACLGVFLGFNLTFFPQFLLGTRGMPRRYYTYLEEFQGLHIMSTCGAYLLGLSSALMAATLIYSVYRGKKAPANPWGGASLEWQCSSPPPHNNFDHPPLAGDPYVMESVVYNEEIGGYVPVECQGDNKQSVTASGDKEA
- the coxB gene encoding cytochrome c oxidase subunit II gives rise to the protein MKLFIPNMLANADAGFWFPPQGSTVAEHSDSVYFFILYVCTFFFVLIVSLMVLFMVKYRHRPGVEAEKTSTHNLTLELSWSVIPTLLTIVMFWVGFTGYIDMRTPPSDSYDINVIAKKWSWAFQYPNGWIESELHIPKGENVTLTMASDDVIHSLWVPAFRTKMDVVPGRYTQEWFKATRAGEYPLMCAEYCGQKHSNMISKVIVHETRGDFDKWLQQASDIHKNKSPVEAGEYFYKSRGCIQCHSLDGTPKNGPSFKGLYGKDEKMTDGSTVKVDDNYLRESILEPQASIVAGFRPIMPTFKGQLTDQDISAIIAFIKAQK
- a CDS encoding SCO family protein — translated: MKPLHTSILILFVWGLSVLPVQADRMEKAPKSIEKLDVIEHLDTQLPLDLKFQDSSGKPVTLGDYFKKDRPVILSLNYSNCPMLCSLQLTALVRGLKELEWSADEQYDFVSVSIDPKETYQRANLTKQKYFKEYDRAGTAGGWHFLCGRQESIDQLADAMGVQYQYVAERQEYAHPAVLLVCTPDGRVSRYLYGINFPKQTLKLALVEASEGKIGSTVDRFLLFCFHYDADSGRYAPTARNIMKIGGFATVFILTVVLIPYWRGRKGRQVLETGDAQAHEVPQETRHFSTPEH